The nucleotide sequence GTGGCAACCTGCACAATGTTCATGTGCGAGATAAGCCGCCCGGTGCGAAAGCCGGTTTCTTCCTTGAACAGACCCTTGAGCAGCACGCCAGTCTGGATCAGCCCCTTGAGGATAAAGTCGGCCTGTCCATTTTTGACCGCCAGACCGGCACCTGTGGCTGACTCCTGCGGCGAACCTGTTTCGACGATGGGGTAGGCGTCGCCCTTGAGGCCCACCGCCTCCAGCTTGGCGGCGATCTCCTGCCGCTTGCCAAAAAGCAGCGGCTCAACCAGCCCCACCTCGGCAGCGTGGCGTACGGCCTCCAGCACATGCTCGTCCGCGGCTTCCACCACGGCTACCTTGCACTTGCGGGCCTTGCCCATAACGGCCGCTTCAAGCTCATCAAAACTTTTGTATTTCATGGCTGACTCCGGCCGATTACTTTTCCAGAACCTCAACAGCAAAGTCGGGGCAGACCATCATGCAGGTGCGGCAGCCAATGCATGCCTGCGCATTGACGGCGGTCATATAGAGATAGCCCGCCGCGTTGTATTCGGAGCCGAAGTCATAGACAGACTTTGGGCAAAGCTCTTTGCAGTAGCCGCAGCCCTTGCAAAGCACGGCATCCACCTGAACTTCAAAGTTTTTCTTTTCCTCGCTCATCTGTTTCCTCCCCGGGCGGCTTCGGCAGCGGCAGCACCCCGCCTGATCACTTCCATGTTAATCTTGGCCACATCGGGTTTGCCCTTGCGCTCGGCGATGCCCAGCAGCACCTCCAGCGGCAGGGCGCCGGTCAGGGCCATGGCCGCGCCAAGCCCGGCAAGGTTGGCCGACTTGGGAGCGCCAAGCTCGTGGGCGATTTCGGTCATGGGTATGCCGATCCAGTTTTTCATCTGGCGGGGCTTCATGAGCGAGGTGTCGTAAACAACCGGGGAGACGGCATTGTCGTACCGCGTGCCCACAACCTCGTTCAGCGCGATGATCAGGTTGGGTTTTACGGCCTGCTGAAAAAGGATTTCTTCCTCATCCATCAGCACTTCGGCGCTGATAAAGCCGCCGCGCTGCGAGATGCCGTACGACTGGGTCTGCACCACGTTTTTGCCGTCCTTGATGGCAGCCTCGGCCAGGAATGATGCGCAAAACACAAGGCCCTGTCCGCCGGTGCCCGCCATGAGAAATTCATAATGGGCCATGCTACTTTCCTCCCTTGGCGGCCATGATCGCCGCGCGCTCGGCCTCGTAGCGAGTGTTGAAATCGTGAACGTCCTTGTCGGCAATGACGCCGGTGACAAAATAGCCAAGCTCGGCGGCGTTTTCGATGGAGTCAAACTTGGCCTGCGAAACGGCTTTTTCCTTGAGATTGCGCAGCATGTCCACCGGCTGCTTCATCTTGTTGCGGGGGCCGAACAGCGTTGAGCAGGGGCTCATGGCCTCGATGAGCGAGAAGCCCTTTTTCTGGATGCCCGCGACAATGCGGTTTTTGAGGCGCATGCCGCTGGTGACCGATTCGCGGGCCACAAAGTTGGCCCCAGCCGCGCGCACCAGGTCGCATACGTCAAAGCCGCGCTCGGGGTTGCCGCCAATGGACGTGCTGGTGATAGCCCCGCTGGGCGTGGTTGCCGAATACTGGCCGCCGGTCATGCCGTAGTTCAGGTTGTTTACGATGATGGCGGTAAGATCCATGTTGCGGCGGGCCGTATGGATAAGGTGGTTGCCGCCGATGGTGGTGCCGTCGCCGTCGCCCATAAGCACAATGACGTTGAGCTTGGGATTGGCCGCCTTGGCGCCGGTGGCGTAGGTGAGGGCGCGGCCATGGGTCACATGCAGGGCGTTGGCCATGATGTAATCGTCAGCCTTGCCCCAGCAGCCGATGCCGGTGACGATGAGCACTTCTTCCTTTTTGAAATTCAGCTCGTCCATGGCGCACAAAAGCGCATTTAAAACAATGCCGTTGCCGCAGCCCGCACACCACATGAGGGGCAGCGCCGCTTTATTGAGAAGCGAGCGTGAAATAGCCTGTGCCATTATAATTCTCCTTTACTTCAAGGCGGCTGCAATCTGGGCGGGGGTCATGATGCTGCCGTTATAGCTGTTAACCCCTACAACCAGCGACGGATCCGGCACATACTTTTTCACTTCTCCTGCCAGCTGGCCGGAGTAGTTCATTTCGGCAACAATGACGCGCTTGGCCTTGCGCGAGGCTTCGCGCACTTCGGCATCGGCAAAGGGCCACAAGGTCTGCAGCTGCAGAACGCCCACCTTGCCGCCGCTGGCATTGGCCTCGCGCGCAACGCTGCGGGCGGCGCGGGTTACCACGCCCGAGGTGACAATGAGGGTCTCGCAGTCTTTTTCGCCAAAATAGCGGGTCATGACTATTTCATCCCGCCCCCTGGCAAGCTTGGTGTGCAGCTGGGCGACCCTGCGGCCTGCATTTTCGGGCGTATTGCAGCTAAAGCCGTTTTCGCCGTGCATGGAGCTCGTGACGTGAAACACGTATTCGCTGCCATAGCTGGCCAGAGGGGCAACGGCCCCTTCGTCAAAGCAAAAGGGCTTATAGTCGGCGGGGGCGCAGCCCGGCTTGGTCCGCTCAACCACCTCGACCTCGCCCGGTTCGGGGATGACGAGGTTTTCGCGCATGTGGCCGCAGACTTCTTCAGGGGCCATGATGACCGGTACGCGGTATTTTTCGGACAGGTTGAAGGCTTTGACCGTGAGGTCAAAACATTCCTGCACTGAGGCGGGGGTAAGGGCGATGACTTCCTGGTCGCCATGGCGTCCCCAGCGCAGCTGCATGATGTCGGACTGGGCCGGTTTGGTGGCAAGGCCTGTGGACGGGCCAGACCGCTGCACGTTAATCACCACCACGGGCACTTCGCCCATGGTCGCCATGCCCAGGTTTTCCTGCATAAGCGAAAATCCGGGCCCGCTGGTGGCCGTAAACGCCTTAACGCCAGCCAGCGACGAGCCCACAATGGCGCCCATGCTCGCCAGCTCGTCTTCCATCTGCATGAACACGCCCCCAAGCTTGGGCAATTCGCGCGAGGCTATTTCAGCTATTTCGGACGAAGGCGTGATGGGGTACCCAGCGTAGAACCGTGCTCCGGCGTAAAACGCGCCTTGTGCTATGGCAGCGTTACCCTGGATGAGCTTGCTCTGTTTTTTCATTGCTTTTATAAACCTCGTTTCCGTTGTAGTGCCACCAATTATCATTTCTGCCATGTAAAAGATGTTTTTGCGCGCTACTTGCGGTAACATTATTGTGAGCTACCGCATTTTTTGCTGTTAATTGATGGTGTAGTCATGTTATTGCGTGGCAAATACAAATATTTTTTGTGCAAATGATGAATATATAAAGTATATAAATTCAATATTTGCAGTATGCTGATAGCAAGTAACATGCCATGCTGCGCAGTTTTGTATCATGCTTAAACCGCTGACTTTTTTTTACAGTGCGGCGCTGTGGCGCACGCCACGAATCTTGTGGCGTTGCAAAAGTTAACGTTGTTGGCATGTTTTTTAACGTTCGTCCTGGCCGCAGTTCGCGCTCAAAAGCTTTTTGAATAACTGGTGGTTGTTGACCTGGCTGCGGCGGCTGACATGGGCATCACCCCCCGCGGGCATGCTTGCTGTGCAGATGGCTCAATCCACAGCGGCGCACGCCCGCGGGGGCCGCCGTGCCGTCTTAACGGCACGGCCTGGGGGTTAAAGTCCGTATGCCTTGGCGAGCAGCTCAGCCGTATGCAGTACGCGCACGTTTGACCCGCGGTGGCTCAGCCCGTCGATGATCTGCATCTTGCAGGCCGAGCAGCCCGTGGCCACAATGTCTGCGCCGGTGGCCAGGATGTCGCTGGTTTTATCTGCCAGTATCTGCTGCGACAGGTCGTAGTGCGTGGCGCTGAACGTGCCCGCGCAGCCGCAGCAGACATCGGGGCGGCTCATCTCTTCAAAGCGCAGCCCCGGAATGGCGCGGATAAGACAGCGTGGTTGTTTGGAAACGCCCATGCCGCGCACCAGATGGCAGGCGTCGTGGTAGGTCGCCTTGAGAGGGATGTTTTGCACGTAAGGAACCGGGCCGAGCTTGAGCAGAAAGTCGGAGAAGTCAAAAACCTTGTCCTTGAATCCCTGCCAGGCCGAGAGGGCGCTGCTGTCCTGCAGCACCTCGCCGTATTCCTTGCTGAGCGCCGAGCCGCATGTGGCGCAGCCGGTAATTACCGCGTCAAAGCTGCCACGGGAGAGTATGCGTACGTTGTTTTCGGCCAGCAGGGCCGCACCGTCAAAATCGCCGGACGAAAACAGGGGCGTGCCGCAGCACTGCAGATTGTCCAGCAGGTGCACTTCCACGCCGTTGGTCACCAGCACGTCGATAAGGGCTTTGCCCGCGTTGACGTACACATAGCTGAGCATACAGCCGGGGAAAAACGCCACCCGCGCCCGGGTTGCGCCGTGGGGCGTGCTGATTGCGGGTACTATCTTGCGCAGGGGCTTGTCGGCCAGCGCCGGAACAACGCGGCGCAGGTTCAGGCCGGCAGCGGGGATGGGGATGCGCGAAACCTTGCCCGCGCCATTTTCGGTGTTCTTAAACAGCATGGACTGAAACGGCCTGCCGTGCGACATGGCCATGTCAAACAGCCGCCCCTTGGTGACCGCCTTGAAGGCAATGGCTTTAGCCGCAGGCAGCTGGCCTTCTTCCTTCATCTTGCGGCGCAGGGCCATGATGAGGTCGGTGGTATTGACGCCTGAAGGGCAGATGGCCTTGCAGCGCATGCACAGGGTACAGCGCGCCGCCAGCTCCATGAGCGCCTTGGTGGGCTTGACCGTGCCGTCTGCCAGTGAACGCAGCAAAAATAGCTTGCCGCGCGAAGAGTTGGATTCTTCGTGGGTTTTGCCGTAGACAGGGCAAATGGTAAGACATTGGCCGCACCGGGTGCATTTGAGGGCAGCTGCTTTCAACTCGTCCAGAGACTTGCTCATGCCTGGCCTCCGAAGATGCAGCCGGGATTCAGGATGTTGTTGGGATCAAGGGCTTTTTTGATGGCCCGCATGGCCCCGACCTGCGCTTCACCCAGCTGCTTGGTGATATAGGGCGCTTTTTCGCGACCCACGCCGTGCTCGGCAGAGACTGTTCCGCCCATCTTGATGATTTCGTAATGGAATTCCGAGCGTGCCTTGGCGGCGGTCTTCTTTTCTTCATCCGAGTTAAAGAAGAAGTGCGGGTGGATGTTGCCGTCGCCAGCATGCCCCTGACAGCTCACCTTGATGCCGTACTTTTTGCCCACTTCAAACAGGGTGTGCACAGCCAGGGCAAGCTTGTTGATGGGCACTGCGGGGTCGCCGCCCAAACGGCCTTTGGCCACGCGCGCCAGAGCGGGCAGGCCCGACCGGCGGGCAACCCACAGTTGCTCCGCCTCTTCGGCGGTTTCGGCCACGTGAAAGTCCACCATGCCCAGCTGCTCGCAAACCTGGCGGATAGCTTCCACCTGCGGCTTGAGGGTAGAGACGTCGCCGTCCACCTCGATCAGCAGCATGGCCCCAGCATCTACCGGCAAGCCCGCGTGGGTGTAATCTTCCACCGCGCGGATCAGGGTCTGCTCCTGAAACTCCATGATGGAGGGCACCACGCCGCTGGTCATGATGGCCGACACGGCCTTGGCGGCGTTTTCGATGTTGTTGAAGGCGACGCGCATGGCGCGTTTGGCCTGCGGCAGGGGGATGAGCTTGAGGGTGATCTCGGTAATGACGCCAAGCGTACCCTCAGAACCAGTGAAAAGCTGGGTCAGATTGTAGCCTGTCACGTCCTTGATGCACTTGCCGCCCGCGCGGATGATCTCGCCTGAGGCCAGCAC is from Desulfovibrio desulfuricans and encodes:
- a CDS encoding 2-oxoacid:acceptor oxidoreductase subunit alpha yields the protein MKKQSKLIQGNAAIAQGAFYAGARFYAGYPITPSSEIAEIASRELPKLGGVFMQMEDELASMGAIVGSSLAGVKAFTATSGPGFSLMQENLGMATMGEVPVVVINVQRSGPSTGLATKPAQSDIMQLRWGRHGDQEVIALTPASVQECFDLTVKAFNLSEKYRVPVIMAPEEVCGHMRENLVIPEPGEVEVVERTKPGCAPADYKPFCFDEGAVAPLASYGSEYVFHVTSSMHGENGFSCNTPENAGRRVAQLHTKLARGRDEIVMTRYFGEKDCETLIVTSGVVTRAARSVAREANASGGKVGVLQLQTLWPFADAEVREASRKAKRVIVAEMNYSGQLAGEVKKYVPDPSLVVGVNSYNGSIMTPAQIAAALK
- a CDS encoding 2-oxoacid:acceptor oxidoreductase family protein, producing the protein MAHYEFLMAGTGGQGLVFCASFLAEAAIKDGKNVVQTQSYGISQRGGFISAEVLMDEEEILFQQAVKPNLIIALNEVVGTRYDNAVSPVVYDTSLMKPRQMKNWIGIPMTEIAHELGAPKSANLAGLGAAMALTGALPLEVLLGIAERKGKPDVAKINMEVIRRGAAAAEAARGGNR
- a CDS encoding (Fe-S)-binding protein; protein product: MSKSLDELKAAALKCTRCGQCLTICPVYGKTHEESNSSRGKLFLLRSLADGTVKPTKALMELAARCTLCMRCKAICPSGVNTTDLIMALRRKMKEEGQLPAAKAIAFKAVTKGRLFDMAMSHGRPFQSMLFKNTENGAGKVSRIPIPAAGLNLRRVVPALADKPLRKIVPAISTPHGATRARVAFFPGCMLSYVYVNAGKALIDVLVTNGVEVHLLDNLQCCGTPLFSSGDFDGAALLAENNVRILSRGSFDAVITGCATCGSALSKEYGEVLQDSSALSAWQGFKDKVFDFSDFLLKLGPVPYVQNIPLKATYHDACHLVRGMGVSKQPRCLIRAIPGLRFEEMSRPDVCCGCAGTFSATHYDLSQQILADKTSDILATGADIVATGCSACKMQIIDGLSHRGSNVRVLHTAELLAKAYGL
- a CDS encoding FAD-binding oxidoreductase, encoding MLTKEDVRTHIASFIGEKNMLTKQEDLVCYTYNAGGAAPSAFLPMLIALPGTAEEVGKIVGFCNQNKISVVARSQGSGLSVNAIPESDNSIILSMQRMNSINIEPETLMAVVGPGAITADIKKAAAAHDLMYPPDPASFTFSSIGGNVATDAGGLQCVKYGTTKSYVTGLQVVLASGEIIRAGGKCIKDVTGYNLTQLFTGSEGTLGVITEITLKLIPLPQAKRAMRVAFNNIENAAKAVSAIMTSGVVPSIMEFQEQTLIRAVEDYTHAGLPVDAGAMLLIEVDGDVSTLKPQVEAIRQVCEQLGMVDFHVAETAEEAEQLWVARRSGLPALARVAKGRLGGDPAVPINKLALAVHTLFEVGKKYGIKVSCQGHAGDGNIHPHFFFNSDEEKKTAAKARSEFHYEIIKMGGTVSAEHGVGREKAPYITKQLGEAQVGAMRAIKKALDPNNILNPGCIFGGQA
- a CDS encoding thiamine pyrophosphate-dependent enzyme, translating into MAQAISRSLLNKAALPLMWCAGCGNGIVLNALLCAMDELNFKKEEVLIVTGIGCWGKADDYIMANALHVTHGRALTYATGAKAANPKLNVIVLMGDGDGTTIGGNHLIHTARRNMDLTAIIVNNLNYGMTGGQYSATTPSGAITSTSIGGNPERGFDVCDLVRAAGANFVARESVTSGMRLKNRIVAGIQKKGFSLIEAMSPCSTLFGPRNKMKQPVDMLRNLKEKAVSQAKFDSIENAAELGYFVTGVIADKDVHDFNTRYEAERAAIMAAKGGK
- a CDS encoding 4Fe-4S dicluster domain-containing protein; protein product: MSEEKKNFEVQVDAVLCKGCGYCKELCPKSVYDFGSEYNAAGYLYMTAVNAQACIGCRTCMMVCPDFAVEVLEK